From one Halosimplex rubrum genomic stretch:
- a CDS encoding DUF7319 domain-containing protein produces MSDAADERVDGSDEASGADGEDAESIEALRERVEAEYDFDDFGPAEMASMSSEEWEAVFDHESWITGGELLDRVEADLKRRVAEREVFARVERRDDRLVAYSDEGYATVYADGSVEGHGTVLRDVKPTVALASMESYDVPETPPEDLLPEPQEVPEGSGELGNTMLQVVAGIQVLAGLLLIGGWLVISLGVVAPPGGGSVRSLNVIAMLLGGVVFLAVGVLLFGVVANARLSDKFRAEEYRNRLRAVELEPGERPEFLPDDEATPEGATGIPDEASDGLPGDGPDERSSESADGGTDGS; encoded by the coding sequence ATGAGCGACGCCGCCGACGAACGGGTCGACGGGTCCGACGAGGCGTCGGGTGCCGACGGCGAGGACGCCGAGTCCATCGAGGCGCTGCGCGAGCGGGTCGAAGCCGAGTACGACTTCGACGACTTCGGCCCGGCCGAGATGGCCTCGATGTCCTCCGAGGAGTGGGAGGCGGTCTTCGACCACGAGTCGTGGATCACGGGCGGGGAGCTGCTCGACCGCGTCGAGGCCGACCTCAAGCGGCGGGTCGCCGAGCGCGAGGTGTTCGCCCGCGTCGAGCGCCGGGACGACCGCCTGGTCGCCTACTCCGACGAGGGGTACGCCACCGTCTACGCCGACGGGTCCGTCGAGGGCCACGGCACCGTCCTCCGGGACGTGAAGCCGACGGTCGCGCTGGCGTCGATGGAGTCGTACGACGTGCCCGAGACCCCGCCGGAGGACCTGCTCCCCGAACCGCAGGAGGTGCCCGAGGGCAGCGGCGAACTCGGCAACACGATGCTGCAGGTCGTCGCGGGGATCCAGGTGCTCGCGGGCCTCCTGCTGATCGGCGGGTGGCTCGTGATCAGTCTGGGCGTGGTCGCCCCGCCCGGGGGCGGGTCGGTGCGCTCGCTGAACGTCATCGCCATGCTGCTCGGCGGCGTCGTCTTCCTCGCGGTCGGCGTGTTGCTGTTCGGCGTCGTGGCCAACGCCCGCCTGTCGGACAAGTTCCGCGCCGAGGAGTACCGCAACCGCCTCCGCGCGGTGGAACTCGAACCGGGCGAGCGGCCGGAGTTCCTCCCCGACGACGAAGCGACTCCCGAGGGAGCGACGGGGATCCCCGACGAGGCCTCGGACGGGCTCCCGGGCGATGGGCCGGACGAGCGGTCGTCCGAGAGCGCCGACGGCGGAACCGACGGTTCCTGA
- a CDS encoding DUF7321 family protein: MVTDRVVATVVLVAVTASFPCFFYGAWYIIETEPVTWSVLMHHLKFVVTGLVLTTVPMLFWMAPRLLDQFGSFAMVHAFLGAQAYALLAFGFTGIVRIFTAKRRHDLYNDYDEDVLLDEIGGDRMSHWRSRLRIGVFGYVIFWVLAYGAGLARYVLRYDVLELVGL, translated from the coding sequence ATGGTCACGGACAGGGTGGTCGCGACGGTCGTACTGGTGGCCGTGACGGCGAGTTTCCCCTGTTTTTTCTACGGCGCCTGGTACATCATCGAGACCGAGCCGGTCACCTGGTCGGTGCTGATGCACCATCTGAAGTTCGTGGTGACGGGGCTGGTGTTGACGACGGTACCGATGCTGTTCTGGATGGCCCCGCGGCTGCTCGACCAGTTCGGGAGCTTCGCGATGGTCCACGCCTTCCTCGGTGCCCAGGCCTACGCCCTGCTCGCGTTCGGCTTCACGGGGATCGTCCGGATCTTCACCGCCAAGCGGCGCCACGACCTGTACAACGACTACGACGAGGACGTGCTGCTCGACGAGATCGGCGGCGACCGGATGAGCCACTGGCGCAGCCGCCTGCGGATCGGCGTGTTCGGCTACGTCATCTTCTGGGTGCTCGCCTACGGCGCCGGGCTCGCCCGCTACGTCCTCCGCTACGACGTGCTCGAACTCGTCGGGCTCTGA
- the asd gene encoding aspartate-semialdehyde dehydrogenase — MTVSVGILGATGAVGQRLIQLIDPNPDFEIEALTASESSVGKSYRDASKWRIDMPIPDDVAETEVLATEPDVVPDDVDLIFSSLPSSVGEAVEPDFCEAGYIVSSNSSNARSDDDVPLVIPEVNADHMDLIEVQRDERGWDGALIKNPNCSTITMVPPLAALDEAATLERIEVATLQAVSGAGYSGVSSMEIIDNAIPHIGKEEKKMETESRKLLGEFDGAEVHWHDADVAASCNRIPTIDGHLENVWADTEEELSPSEAEEALEAYPSLDLPSSPDQLIEVFDEPDRPQPRMDRNLGDGMTVSVGGVQETTHGLQFNCLAHNTLRGAAGASVLNGELLVDSGYL, encoded by the coding sequence ATGACTGTCAGCGTAGGCATCCTCGGTGCGACCGGCGCGGTGGGACAGCGACTCATCCAGCTCATCGACCCGAACCCCGACTTCGAGATCGAAGCGCTCACCGCAAGCGAGTCCAGCGTCGGCAAGAGCTACCGCGATGCGAGCAAGTGGCGCATCGACATGCCGATCCCCGACGATGTGGCCGAGACGGAGGTCCTCGCGACCGAGCCCGACGTGGTCCCGGACGACGTGGACCTGATCTTCTCGTCGCTGCCCTCCAGCGTCGGCGAGGCGGTCGAACCCGACTTCTGCGAGGCGGGCTATATCGTCTCCTCGAACTCCTCGAACGCCCGGTCGGACGACGACGTGCCGCTGGTCATCCCGGAGGTCAACGCCGACCACATGGACCTCATCGAGGTCCAGCGCGACGAGCGCGGCTGGGACGGCGCGCTCATCAAGAACCCCAACTGCTCGACGATCACGATGGTGCCGCCGCTGGCCGCCCTCGACGAGGCCGCCACGCTCGAACGCATCGAGGTCGCCACGCTGCAGGCGGTCTCGGGCGCCGGCTACTCCGGCGTCTCCTCGATGGAGATCATCGACAACGCCATCCCCCACATCGGCAAGGAGGAGAAGAAGATGGAGACCGAGTCCCGGAAGCTGCTCGGCGAGTTCGACGGCGCCGAGGTCCACTGGCACGACGCCGACGTGGCCGCCTCCTGTAACCGCATCCCGACCATCGACGGCCACCTGGAGAACGTCTGGGCCGACACCGAGGAGGAGCTGTCGCCCTCGGAAGCCGAGGAGGCCCTGGAAGCGTACCCCTCGCTCGACCTCCCGAGTTCGCCCGACCAGCTCATCGAGGTGTTCGACGAGCCCGACCGACCCCAGCCCCGCATGGACCGCAACCTCGGCGACGGCATGACCGTCTCCGTCGGCGGCGTCCAGGAGACCACCCACGGCCTGCAGTTCAACTGCCTCGCCCACAACACCCTGCGCGGCGCCGCCGGCGCCAGCGTGCTGAACGGCGAACTGCTGGTCGACAGCGGCTACCTGTAA
- a CDS encoding low molecular weight phosphatase family protein → MSTEPDSTDPTRIAFMCVQNAGRSQMSTAFAERERERRGLDDRVEILTGGTHPAERVHDEVVDVMAEVGFDLSDRTPREITTEELRSCDYVATMGCSTLDLGDAEDDVDVRDWALDDPDGEDPERVREIRDEIDERVRALFDEVDASE, encoded by the coding sequence ATGTCCACCGAACCAGACTCCACCGACCCGACCCGTATCGCATTCATGTGTGTCCAGAACGCCGGCCGCTCGCAGATGTCGACCGCGTTCGCCGAACGCGAGCGCGAGCGCCGCGGCCTCGACGACCGCGTCGAGATCCTGACCGGCGGCACCCACCCCGCCGAGCGCGTCCACGACGAAGTCGTCGACGTGATGGCCGAGGTCGGCTTTGACCTCTCCGACCGGACGCCACGGGAGATCACGACCGAGGAACTGCGCTCCTGTGACTACGTCGCCACCATGGGCTGTTCCACGCTCGACCTCGGCGACGCCGAGGACGACGTCGACGTGCGCGACTGGGCGCTCGACGACCCCGACGGCGAGGATCCAGAGCGCGTGCGGGAGATCCGCGACGAGATCGACGAGCGAGTCCGCGCGCTGTTCGACGAGGTCGACGCGAGCGAGTGA
- a CDS encoding 30S ribosomal protein S17e, with protein sequence MAIKPAYVKKTGTLLMERYPNAFGQDFEHNKEVVAELTNVESKGVRNRIAGYVTRKQGQPVEA encoded by the coding sequence ATGGCTATCAAACCCGCCTACGTCAAGAAGACCGGGACGCTGCTGATGGAGCGGTATCCGAACGCCTTCGGCCAGGACTTCGAGCACAACAAGGAAGTCGTCGCCGAACTCACGAACGTCGAGTCGAAGGGCGTCCGGAACCGCATCGCCGGCTACGTCACCCGCAAGCAGGGCCAGCCCGTCGAGGCGTAA
- a CDS encoding ArsR/SmtB family transcription factor produces MAQATERLRRYLDDELGECRSEDVERRLDELGTLEAALGTERVDAELDVLSALANETRYTLVRVLVAAGEELCVCELNAVVDVSESGLSHALSALVDAGLVDGRKDGRWKKYRATNRAVTLVTVLEGSVSDE; encoded by the coding sequence ATGGCACAAGCGACCGAACGGCTTCGCCGATACCTCGACGACGAGCTCGGCGAGTGCCGGAGCGAAGACGTCGAGCGGCGCCTCGACGAGCTCGGGACGCTCGAAGCGGCGCTCGGGACGGAACGGGTCGACGCCGAACTCGACGTGCTCTCGGCGCTCGCGAACGAGACGCGCTACACGCTCGTCCGCGTGCTCGTCGCCGCGGGCGAGGAGTTGTGCGTCTGCGAACTGAACGCGGTCGTCGACGTGAGCGAGAGCGGGCTCAGCCACGCCCTGTCGGCGCTGGTCGACGCGGGGCTCGTCGACGGCCGGAAGGACGGTCGCTGGAAGAAGTACCGCGCGACCAACCGCGCGGTCACGCTGGTCACGGTGCTGGAGGGGAGCGTGAGCGATGAGTAA
- a CDS encoding SPFH domain-containing protein, translating into MSILSVVAALAGSSTPPLQSLPGLSPLTIVGGLLLLIAIAAVYSAVEIVEAYEKEALTVFGEFRELLEPGIHVIPPFVSRTYPFDLRTQTIDVPQQEAITRDNSPVTADAVIYVRVMDAKKAFLEVEEYKRAVSNLAQTTLRAVLGDMELDDTLSRREMINERIREELDEPTDEWGIRVESVEVREVNPAAGVKQAMEQQTSAERKRRAMILEAQGERRSAIEQAQGAKQSDIVRAQGAKQSQILEAQGDAISTVLRAKSAESMGERAIVDKGMETLENIGQGESTTFVMPQELTSLVGRYGKHLSGSDVSGTTAVDGDGSLDSLDFDAETRELIGLDNIAEIIGEIDEEAQVDIDAMEEEARAIKEGDDARASRSEPVEERE; encoded by the coding sequence ATGAGCATCCTGTCCGTGGTGGCCGCCCTCGCGGGCTCGTCCACACCGCCCCTCCAGTCGCTGCCGGGCCTCTCGCCGCTGACGATAGTCGGCGGACTGCTCCTCCTGATCGCCATCGCCGCGGTGTACTCGGCGGTCGAGATCGTCGAGGCCTACGAGAAGGAGGCGCTGACGGTCTTCGGCGAGTTCCGGGAGCTGCTGGAGCCCGGGATCCACGTCATCCCGCCGTTCGTCAGCCGCACGTACCCCTTCGATCTGCGGACCCAGACCATCGACGTACCCCAGCAGGAGGCCATCACCCGCGACAACTCGCCGGTGACCGCCGACGCGGTCATCTACGTCCGCGTCATGGACGCCAAGAAGGCATTTCTGGAGGTCGAGGAGTACAAGCGGGCCGTCTCGAACCTCGCCCAGACGACGCTGCGGGCGGTGCTGGGCGACATGGAACTGGACGACACGCTCTCCCGGCGGGAGATGATAAACGAGCGCATCCGCGAGGAACTGGACGAACCCACCGACGAGTGGGGGATCCGCGTCGAGAGCGTCGAGGTCCGCGAGGTCAACCCCGCCGCGGGGGTCAAACAGGCGATGGAACAGCAGACCTCCGCCGAGCGCAAGCGCCGGGCGATGATCCTCGAAGCGCAGGGCGAGCGGCGCTCGGCCATCGAGCAGGCACAGGGCGCGAAACAGTCCGACATCGTCCGCGCACAGGGGGCCAAGCAGTCGCAGATCCTCGAAGCGCAGGGTGACGCCATCTCGACGGTGCTGCGCGCGAAATCCGCCGAGTCGATGGGCGAACGCGCCATCGTCGACAAGGGGATGGAGACCCTGGAGAACATCGGCCAGGGCGAGTCGACGACGTTCGTCATGCCCCAGGAGCTCACTTCGCTCGTCGGCCGGTACGGCAAGCACCTCTCGGGCAGCGACGTGAGCGGGACGACCGCGGTCGACGGCGACGGGTCGCTCGACAGCCTCGACTTCGACGCCGAGACGCGCGAGCTTATCGGTCTCGACAACATCGCCGAGATCATCGGGGAGATCGACGAGGAAGCGCAGGTCGATATCGACGCGATGGAGGAGGAGGCGCGAGCCATCAAGGAAGGGGACGACGCGCGGGCCAGCAGGTCCGAACCGGTCGAGGAACGGGAGTAG
- a CDS encoding D-2-hydroxyacid dehydrogenase codes for MTAESTPDAPEVLVLRQNIHGIPPSEYVDALAERLPDREVGYAATPDEERELLPGARVVAGFSIDEADLDRAENLELFACSFAGVDHLPLDAFREHGVAVTNASGVHGPNIGEYAVGAILTFTREFLESRRRQRRREWRSHRTGELAGSTVAVVGMGPIGESVVQRLGGFDVDTVGVRYTPEKGGPTDEVYGYEDIAEAVADAAYVVLACPLTDATEHLIDEAVFETMPTDAVLVNAARGGVVHTGDLVDALRSNSIRGAALDVTDPEPLPEDHELWTFENVLITPHNAGHTPKYFQRLADIVAEAVASAEERGEWKGLPNQVV; via the coding sequence ATGACAGCCGAGTCCACTCCCGACGCCCCCGAAGTGCTGGTGTTGCGACAGAACATCCACGGCATCCCGCCGAGCGAGTACGTCGACGCGCTGGCCGAGCGCCTGCCCGACCGCGAGGTGGGCTACGCCGCGACGCCCGACGAGGAGCGCGAACTGCTCCCGGGCGCCCGCGTCGTCGCCGGCTTCTCGATCGACGAGGCGGACCTCGACCGCGCGGAGAACCTGGAGCTGTTCGCCTGCTCGTTCGCCGGCGTCGACCACCTCCCCCTCGACGCCTTCCGCGAGCACGGCGTCGCCGTCACGAACGCCTCTGGCGTCCACGGCCCCAACATCGGCGAGTACGCCGTCGGCGCGATCCTCACGTTCACCCGCGAGTTCCTCGAATCGCGCCGGCGCCAGCGCCGGCGGGAGTGGCGCTCGCACCGAACGGGCGAACTCGCCGGGAGCACCGTCGCCGTCGTCGGGATGGGGCCCATCGGCGAGTCGGTCGTCCAGCGCCTCGGCGGGTTCGACGTCGACACCGTCGGCGTCCGATACACCCCCGAGAAGGGCGGGCCGACCGACGAGGTGTACGGCTACGAAGACATCGCCGAGGCGGTCGCCGACGCGGCCTACGTCGTGCTGGCCTGCCCGCTGACCGACGCGACCGAACACCTGATCGACGAGGCGGTGTTCGAGACGATGCCGACTGACGCCGTCCTCGTCAACGCCGCCCGCGGCGGCGTCGTCCACACCGGCGACCTGGTGGACGCGCTCCGGTCGAACTCGATCCGCGGCGCCGCGCTGGACGTGACCGACCCCGAGCCCCTCCCCGAGGACCACGAGCTGTGGACCTTCGAGAACGTCCTGATCACCCCGCACAACGCCGGCCACACCCCGAAGTACTTCCAGCGGCTGGCCGACATCGTCGCCGAGGCCGTGGCGAGCGCGGAGGAGCGCGGCGAGTGGAAAGGCCTGCCGAATCAGGTCGTCTGA
- a CDS encoding DUF6663 family protein, translating into MDEGTYRVLPGDEETWRFLDRETYETVAVRRDGHDAPVADLHPGYLVDAGLDWGSEEPAVRTLSVQRPTLYTYVADADPVFEVAESLWEETRAAGDGMNATQTYNTDNAVNGVCYVFADSGQPSIFDEFRTGARPVEPLVDRVNDGPDEPESREVFVLDPVDGAFTVVTITLSKAGRFAETMRETYERDRPDEPLV; encoded by the coding sequence ATGGACGAGGGGACCTACCGCGTGTTGCCCGGCGACGAGGAGACGTGGCGCTTTCTCGACCGCGAGACCTACGAGACGGTCGCCGTCCGCCGCGACGGTCACGACGCGCCCGTCGCGGACCTGCACCCCGGCTACCTCGTCGACGCCGGGCTGGACTGGGGATCCGAGGAGCCCGCGGTCCGGACGCTCTCGGTCCAGCGGCCGACGCTGTACACCTACGTCGCCGACGCCGACCCCGTCTTCGAGGTCGCGGAGAGCCTCTGGGAGGAGACGCGCGCGGCCGGCGACGGCATGAACGCCACCCAGACCTACAACACCGACAACGCGGTCAACGGCGTCTGTTACGTCTTCGCCGACTCGGGCCAGCCCTCGATATTCGACGAGTTCCGCACCGGCGCTCGGCCGGTCGAACCGCTGGTCGACCGGGTCAACGACGGTCCGGACGAGCCCGAATCGCGGGAGGTGTTCGTCCTCGACCCCGTCGACGGCGCGTTCACCGTCGTCACGATCACCCTCTCGAAGGCCGGGCGCTTCGCCGAGACGATGCGGGAGACCTACGAGCGCGACCGCCCCGACGAACCGCTGGTCTGA
- a CDS encoding plastocyanin/azurin family copper-binding protein → MNRRDFLRTAGGAAGGASAVAAGAGTAAAQEGGGGGGSVQPVWPSYVSDANGPGYEDLRGNSEVTIEVGVGSSGFGYGPTTTWIDPGTTVIFEFVESSHNVKPNSQPDGGSLAGTEGGEFATIAAGETYEVTLETNGMYTYYCGPHEGQGMKGAIAVGGDVETEEVGGGGQTPLNPEHMGVPFHPHYVGISTIVMMVVSLLFTFFLLKYGESPNAKGGNN, encoded by the coding sequence ATGAATAGACGGGACTTTCTGCGGACCGCCGGCGGTGCCGCGGGCGGTGCGTCCGCCGTCGCCGCGGGGGCCGGAACGGCCGCTGCACAGGAGGGCGGTGGCGGGGGCGGGAGCGTCCAGCCCGTGTGGCCGTCGTACGTCAGCGACGCGAACGGCCCGGGATACGAGGACCTGCGTGGGAACTCTGAGGTGACTATCGAGGTCGGCGTCGGTTCGAGCGGCTTCGGATACGGTCCGACGACGACCTGGATCGACCCCGGAACGACGGTCATTTTCGAGTTCGTCGAATCGAGCCACAACGTCAAGCCCAACAGCCAGCCCGACGGGGGCAGTCTCGCCGGCACCGAGGGTGGCGAGTTCGCGACGATAGCCGCGGGCGAGACCTACGAGGTCACCCTGGAGACCAACGGGATGTACACGTACTACTGCGGTCCCCACGAGGGCCAGGGGATGAAAGGCGCGATCGCCGTCGGCGGCGACGTCGAGACCGAGGAGGTCGGCGGCGGGGGGCAGACGCCGCTCAACCCCGAGCACATGGGCGTGCCCTTCCATCCGCACTACGTCGGAATCTCGACGATCGTGATGATGGTCGTCTCGCTGTTGTTCACGTTCTTCCTGCTGAAGTACGGTGAATCGCCCAACGCCAAGGGAGGAAACAACTGA
- a CDS encoding SOS response-associated peptidase: MCGRYSLFAPPDDVEERFGATFDFEFEPRYNAAPSQSLPVITGDEPETVQRMEWGLVPSWADDRSEFEFINARAETVREKRSFADAYESRRCLVPADGFYEWTDLGGASGKQPYRVTVGDDELFAMAGLYERWTPPQTQTGLADFGGGSEPDSDPDPVETFTVITTEPNETIADLHHRMAVILDLDEEERWLTGDADAAEALLDPYPAEAMRTYPVSTAVNDPANDTPAVLEEVEVGG; the protein is encoded by the coding sequence ATGTGTGGCCGCTACAGTCTCTTCGCGCCGCCCGACGACGTCGAGGAACGCTTCGGCGCGACGTTCGACTTCGAGTTCGAACCGCGGTACAACGCCGCGCCGAGCCAGTCGCTCCCGGTTATCACGGGCGACGAGCCCGAGACCGTCCAGCGCATGGAGTGGGGACTCGTCCCCTCGTGGGCCGACGACCGCTCGGAGTTCGAGTTCATCAACGCACGCGCGGAGACAGTACGAGAGAAACGCAGCTTCGCCGACGCCTACGAGTCCCGCAGATGCCTCGTCCCCGCCGACGGGTTCTACGAGTGGACCGATCTGGGCGGGGCGAGCGGCAAGCAACCGTACCGCGTCACCGTCGGCGACGACGAACTGTTCGCGATGGCGGGGCTATACGAGCGCTGGACGCCGCCCCAGACCCAGACCGGACTCGCCGACTTCGGCGGCGGGTCCGAGCCCGACAGCGACCCCGACCCGGTGGAGACGTTCACCGTGATCACCACCGAACCGAACGAGACGATCGCCGACCTGCACCACCGGATGGCGGTGATCCTAGACCTGGACGAGGAGGAGCGATGGCTCACCGGCGACGCCGACGCGGCCGAGGCCCTGCTGGACCCCTATCCCGCCGAGGCCATGCGAACCTATCCCGTCTCGACGGCGGTCAACGACCCCGCCAACGACACGCCCGCGGTGCTCGAAGAAGTCGAAGTCGGCGGCTGA
- the arsB gene encoding ACR3 family arsenite efflux transporter, whose product MSNAEAHAHGPDCDCESCGDPRSMDFLDKYLTVWIFGAMAVGVGLGYVAPSVTGPIQDLHLVEIGLVAMMYPPLAKADYSRLPTVFRNWRVLSLSLVQNWLIGPTLMFGLAVVFFGGLVPGLPARPDFFLGLVFIGMARCIAMVLVWNELAEGSTEYVTGLVAFNSLFQIVTYGVYVWFFALFLPPLLGMETLVTGISAFDVTPMQVFEAIVVFLGIPFAAGFCTRYVGTRAKSEAWYEDRLVPLIDPLTLIALLFTVVVMFATQGENIVAAPADVLLIAVPLTIYFVVMFLVSFAMGKGIGADYSTTTAIGFTAASNNFELAIAVAVAVFGVGSGVAFTTVVGPLIEVPVLLALVNVALYFQRRLDWGAAATGSTEPTDDRPAAND is encoded by the coding sequence ATGAGTAACGCCGAGGCCCACGCCCACGGCCCGGACTGCGACTGCGAGTCCTGTGGGGACCCGCGGTCGATGGACTTCCTCGACAAGTACCTCACCGTCTGGATCTTCGGCGCGATGGCCGTCGGCGTCGGACTGGGCTACGTCGCCCCGTCCGTGACCGGGCCGATCCAGGACCTGCACCTGGTCGAGATCGGGCTCGTCGCGATGATGTACCCGCCGCTGGCGAAGGCGGACTACTCGCGGCTCCCGACGGTGTTCCGCAACTGGCGGGTGCTGAGCCTGAGCCTCGTCCAGAACTGGCTGATCGGCCCGACGCTGATGTTCGGGCTCGCGGTCGTCTTCTTCGGCGGGCTCGTGCCGGGCCTGCCCGCGCGTCCGGACTTTTTCCTCGGGCTCGTGTTCATCGGGATGGCCCGCTGCATCGCGATGGTGCTCGTCTGGAACGAGCTCGCCGAGGGCTCGACCGAGTACGTCACCGGGCTGGTGGCGTTCAACAGCCTCTTCCAGATCGTCACCTACGGCGTGTACGTCTGGTTCTTCGCCCTGTTCCTGCCGCCGCTTTTGGGTATGGAGACGCTCGTCACCGGCATCTCGGCGTTCGACGTGACGCCGATGCAGGTGTTCGAGGCGATCGTCGTCTTCCTCGGGATCCCCTTCGCCGCCGGCTTCTGCACCCGATACGTCGGCACCCGAGCGAAGAGCGAGGCGTGGTACGAGGACCGCCTCGTCCCGCTGATCGACCCGTTGACGCTGATCGCGCTACTGTTCACCGTCGTCGTGATGTTCGCGACCCAGGGTGAGAACATCGTCGCCGCGCCCGCCGACGTGCTCCTCATCGCCGTCCCGCTGACGATCTACTTCGTCGTGATGTTCCTCGTCAGTTTCGCGATGGGCAAAGGGATCGGCGCCGACTACTCGACGACGACGGCGATCGGCTTCACCGCCGCGAGCAACAACTTCGAGCTGGCCATCGCGGTCGCCGTCGCCGTCTTCGGCGTCGGCTCCGGCGTGGCTTTCACGACAGTCGTGGGCCCGCTCATCGAAGTCCCGGTCCTGCTCGCCCTGGTCAACGTCGCACTGTACTTCCAGCGACGCCTCGACTGGGGAGCCGCCGCGACGGGAAGCACCGAACCGACCGACGACCGACCCGCGGCCAACGACTGA
- a CDS encoding DUF7318 family protein, whose product MSSSGSTYGDIHRYEPARESTAAAVAIVLLTIVEVVFVGLFTFGLVNGWGYSPLGNMYLGGILAIIFVDLAFVLMVYRKEFLPDVMIVKKRRRKWEDLYIREEDVDGTAFAEGDPLESVKRAVYPYYKR is encoded by the coding sequence ATGTCCTCCTCCGGATCCACCTACGGCGACATCCACCGATACGAGCCGGCCCGCGAGAGCACGGCGGCCGCGGTCGCGATCGTCCTGTTGACGATCGTCGAGGTCGTCTTCGTCGGCCTGTTCACGTTCGGTCTCGTGAACGGCTGGGGGTACAGTCCGCTCGGGAACATGTATCTGGGCGGTATCCTCGCTATCATCTTCGTCGACCTGGCGTTCGTCCTGATGGTCTACCGCAAGGAGTTCCTGCCGGACGTGATGATCGTCAAGAAACGGCGCCGCAAGTGGGAAGACCTGTACATCCGCGAGGAGGACGTCGACGGGACGGCGTTCGCGGAGGGCGACCCGCTGGAGAGCGTGAAACGAGCTGTCTACCCCTACTACAAACGATAA